Proteins co-encoded in one Quercus robur chromosome 8, dhQueRobu3.1, whole genome shotgun sequence genomic window:
- the LOC126695386 gene encoding uncharacterized protein LOC126695386, which yields MLFVQSPTKNQPSRFINLVIVSSSVCVIYLLVSLLLTCSSNLLHTYSSSSEHVHAPTSLEHIVFGIASNQKSWTKRKEYVRLWWKPRQMRGCVFLESPPPDHEPANNDTSFPPVCFSEDTSRFRYTYRNGLRSAIRVARVVSETVALNHSDVRWYVFGDDDTVFFPDNLVKTLSKYDHGLWYYIGTHSEIFEQNRFFGFGMAFGGAGFAISYPLAKILAKVFDSCIERYPHLYGSDSRVYTCLAELGVTLTHEPGFHQVDVRGDLFGLLAAHPVTPLVSLHHLDHLDPIFPKMTTTKALEHLFEAANVDSQRILQQSICYDRWFSWTVSVSWGYAVQIFPNHIFLPDVLHVQQTFQPWKKGSPLAEAYTFNARQLHSDPCRRPTIFFFDGISSNRDGIKSNYKKSFVNCSHDMASPRKVQEIRVLSHKLDLDIKQLQAPRRHCCDVLPSSAGEVMEVAIRECKDEELIYMHP from the exons ATGCTGTTTGTTCAATCACCAACCAAAAACCAACCATCTCGTTTCATAAACCTCGTTATTGTCTCATCTTCTGTATGTGTAATCTATCTTCTTGTGTCACTACTCCTCACATGTTCTTCAAACTTGTTACATACatattcttcatcatctgaacATGTTCATGCACCAACCTCTCTTGAGCATATCGTGTTTGGGATTGCCTCTAACCAGAAATCTTGGACTAAGAGGAAGGAGTATGTTCGGCTTTGGTGGAAACCTCGCCAAATGAGAGGATGCGTGTTCCTTGAAAGCCCTCCACCTGATCATGAACCTGCCAACAATGACACTTCTTTTCCACCAGTTTGCTTCTCTGAAGACACTTCACGATTTCGGTACACTTACAGGAATGGCCTCAGGTCAGCGATTCGCGTGGCACGCGTTGTTTCCGAGACTGTGGCACTCAATCATTCTGATGTGCGTTGGTATGTGTTTGGGGATGATGACACGGTTTTCTTTCCAGACAATTTGGTAAAGACTCTCTCAAAGTATGATCATGGCCTTTGGTACTACATTGGGACTCACTCTGAGATTTTCGAGCAGAACaggttttttggatttggaatggCTTTTGGAGGGGCAGGTTTTGCTATAAGTTACCCCCTGGCAAAAATTCTGGCAAAGGTTTTCGATTCATGTATAGAACGGTATCCACATCTCTATGGAAGTGATTCAAGGGTCTACACTTGCTTGGCAGAGCTTGGAGTTACTTTGACACATGAGCCAGGTTTCCATCAG GTTGATGTGCGGGGCGATTTGTTTGGTCTATTAGCTGCACATCCAGTAACACCCTTGGTATCCCTGCATCACTTGGATCACCTAGACCCTATCTTCCCAAAAATGACAACCACTAAAGCTCTAGAACATCTATTTGAAGCTGCGAATGTTGATTCCCAGAGAATCTTACAACAATCAATTTGCTATGATAGATGGTTTTCATGGACCGTTTCTGTTTCATGGGGTTATGCTGTTCAAATATTCCCAAACCATATATTTTTGCCAGACGTTCTCCATGTGCAACAAACATTCCAGCCGTGGAAAAAAGGAAGCCCTTTGGCAGAAGCCTATACATTTAATGCAAGACAACTTCATTCTGACCCTTGTAGAAGACctaccattttcttttttgatggtATATCTTCCAATAGGGATGGAATCAAGAGCAATTACAAGAAGTCTTTTGTAAATTGCTCACATGACATGGCTTCACCAAGGAAAGTGCAAGAGATCAGAGTGCTCTCACATAAGTTAGACCTTGATATTAAACAG TTGCAGGCTCCAAGAAGGCATTGTTGTGATGTGTTACCTTCTTCTGCTGGTGAAGTTATGGAAGTTGCAATTAGAGAATGCAAAGATGAGGAGTTAATTTACATGCATCCATAA